One genomic region from Athalia rosae chromosome 3, iyAthRosa1.1, whole genome shotgun sequence encodes:
- the LOC105690493 gene encoding paxillin-like isoform X7, with amino-acid sequence MSRTNSAPYSQNAQGGKMPSLNNNLSELDTLLQDLSNAHYNTHLQERDSIGSTGKLNGGANSPMLRSPSSLSTTRPTVDSLLEELSTAVPAGEYPHDGKVTVTIQETSTEVQPVYEGYSQVQRESLITKTEQNPGFTNGHAASNATKELDDLMASLSEFKINGSTHQHQTVTDSPYAKPNKATKSSPSPQPPEGPLTRIHISETHTTHHYQPQHGESHHAQAATQIKQNQLDSMLGNLQADMSRQGVNTTQKGCCNACEKPIVGQVITALGKTWHPEHFTCTHCNQELGTRNFFERDSHPYCEPDYHNLFSPRCAYCNGPILDKCVTALEKTWHTEHFFCAQCGKQFGEDGFHERDGKPYCREDYFDMFAPKCGGCNRAIMENYISALNSQWHPDCFVCRDCKKPVSGKSFYAMEGKPVCPKCVGVDEDEEEEEEEEA; translated from the exons ATGTCGAGGACTAACAGTGCTCCATACTCTCAGAATGCCCAGGGAGGTAAAATGCCATCCTTGAATAACAATCTTTCGGAGTTGGATACTCTCCTCCAAGATCTTAGTAACGCTCACTATAACACTCATCTTCAGGAAAGAG ACAGCATAGGATCAACGGGGAAGTTGAACGGAGGTGCAAACAGCCCAATGTTACGCTCGCCAAGTAGCCTTTCAACAACGCGACCCACCGTTGATTCTCTACTCGAAGAGCTAAGTACTGCAGTTCCTGCTGG TGAATATCCACATGACGGTAAGGTCACCGTTACTATCCAAGAAACATCTACTGAGGTGCAACCAGTCTATGAAGGATATTCTCAGGTTCAACGAGAATCCTTGATTACAAAAACTGAGCAGAATCCAGGCTTCACTAACGGACACGCCGCCAGTAATGCTACCAAGGAGCTGGATGATCTCATGGCATCACTTTCTGAGTTTAAG ATTAATGGTAGCACTCATCAACATCAGACAGTGACTGACTCCCCGTACGCCAAACCAAATAAAGCTACCAAGAGCTCGCCGAGTCCACAGCCACCAGAAGGGCCGCTGACCAGAATCCACATTTCAGAGACTCACACTACCCATCATTATCAACCGCAGCACGGGGAGAGCCACCACGCCCAAGCTGCAACTCAAATCAAACAGAATCAATTGGATTCTATGCTAGGAAATCTTCAAGCAGACATGAGTCGTCAAGGAGTTAACACAACCCAAAAAGGATGCTGCAATGCTTGCGAAAAGCCTATTGTCGGACAG GTGATCACTGCTTTGGGGAAAACGTGGCATCCAGAGCATTTCACTTGTACCCATTGCAACCAAGAGCTGGGTACACGTAACTTCTTTGAGAGGGACAGTCATCCCTACTGTGAACCGGATTATCACAATCTATTCTCCCCTCGATGCGCTTATTGTAACGGCCCAATTCTTGAT aaaTGCGTTACTGCCCTGGAGAAGACTTGGCACACGGAGCACTTTTTCTGTGCTCAGTGTGGCAAACAGTTTGGAGAAGACGGTTTTCACGAACGTGATGGAAAACCTTATTGCCGCGAAGATTACTTTGACATGTTTGCACCAAAATGTGGCGGTTGCAACCGTGCTATAATGGAAAATTACATCTCTGCTCTCAACAGCCAGTGGCACCCAGATTGTTTTGTCTGCAGG GATTGCAAGAAGCCAGTTTCTGGAAAATCCTTCTATGCAATGGAGGGTAAACCTGTTTGCCCAAAGTGCGTCGGAGTAGACGAagacgaggaggaagaggaggaagaagaagcatAA